The following are from one region of the Candidatus Schekmanbacteria bacterium genome:
- a CDS encoding YicC family protein — protein MPNSMTGYSEASVKKKTFQINVSLKSLNHRFFEVSSYKAPDILRAFEKDAISLLKKNFSRGRFDIFISVKTTELCKRKFVIDLQSAENFYSTLQALKKTLNLEGDISVSDLTSHIDYFISDAGEKEDEQMLKYAQEALILAIERLKKSRRKEGSHLSADIKMRMKEIGKRLKDISKLASSMPNAYAERLRKRLKKLNMGNEIDNEKISELVAITADKCDISEEISRLKIHLKNFNDIIKSDNECGKKLEFYLQEIHREINTVGSKAIKPEITENVVLIKGELEKVREQVQNIE, from the coding sequence ATGCCGAATAGTATGACAGGGTATAGTGAGGCATCCGTCAAAAAAAAAACTTTTCAAATCAATGTATCTTTAAAGTCTTTGAATCACCGCTTCTTTGAAGTTTCATCCTATAAAGCTCCGGATATTCTTCGAGCATTCGAAAAAGATGCAATTTCACTTCTCAAAAAAAATTTCTCCCGTGGCAGATTTGATATTTTTATTTCTGTAAAAACAACAGAGCTTTGCAAAAGAAAATTTGTAATTGATTTGCAAAGCGCCGAAAATTTTTATTCCACATTACAGGCTTTGAAAAAAACGCTAAATCTTGAAGGGGATATTTCAGTATCAGATTTAACGAGCCATATTGATTATTTCATAAGTGATGCAGGGGAAAAAGAAGATGAGCAAATGTTAAAATATGCTCAAGAGGCATTAATATTGGCTATAGAAAGATTGAAGAAATCACGCCGAAAAGAAGGCTCTCATCTTTCAGCAGATATAAAAATGAGAATGAAGGAAATTGGCAAAAGATTAAAAGATATTTCTAAACTTGCTTCTTCTATGCCCAATGCATATGCGGAAAGGCTTCGAAAAAGATTGAAAAAGCTGAATATGGGTAATGAGATAGATAATGAAAAGATTTCAGAGCTTGTAGCAATAACTGCAGATAAATGTGATATTTCAGAAGAAATTTCACGCCTCAAAATTCATCTCAAAAACTTTAATGATATAATTAAAAGCGACAATGAATGCGGGAAGAAACTGGAGTTTTATTTGCAGGAAATTCATAGAGAGATTAATACGGTTGGTTCAAAGGCAATAAAACCTGAAATAACTGAGAATGTAGTGCTTATAAAGGGAGAACTGGAAAAGGTTAGGGAACAAGTACAAAATATTGAATAA
- a CDS encoding DUF370 domain-containing protein, whose protein sequence is MNDFLINIGFNNMVVSSRIVAVVSPLSNPMKRMKEESKNNGKLIDVTQGRKTRAIIIMDSGHIILSALNPETISQRINGEESKKKI, encoded by the coding sequence ATGAATGATTTTCTGATAAATATCGGTTTTAATAATATGGTAGTATCTTCAAGGATTGTTGCCGTTGTTTCACCTCTTTCCAATCCGATGAAAAGAATGAAAGAAGAGTCAAAAAATAACGGAAAATTAATTGATGTTACACAGGGAAGAAAGACAAGAGCTATAATCATTATGGATAGCGGACACATTATCTTGAGTGCTCTCAATCCTGAAACAATTTCACAGAGAATCAATGGTGAAGAATCAAAGAAAAAGATTTAG
- a CDS encoding guanylate kinase encodes MVKNQRKRFSPSRLASKKIPLLIIVSAPSGSGKTTILKYLCSINKNLKYSISFTTREKRRGEKNGKHYHFIKKEEFLRLRKEGFFAEWAKVYGNYYGTSKKSIQSILSKGYDVVMDLDTKGAKSIKKIFRNAVTIFIMPPTIEELKKRLKKRKSDSDAEIEKRFSLAMKEISQISRYDYLVVNDNVREAGKKIIKIIEAEKSRVSRILND; translated from the coding sequence ATGGTGAAGAATCAAAGAAAAAGATTTAGTCCAAGCAGATTAGCTTCCAAAAAAATTCCCTTGCTTATTATAGTTTCTGCTCCTTCTGGCTCAGGCAAGACTACAATATTAAAATATCTTTGTTCTATTAACAAAAACTTGAAGTACTCAATTTCATTTACAACGAGAGAAAAACGCAGAGGAGAAAAAAACGGCAAGCATTACCACTTTATAAAAAAAGAGGAGTTTTTAAGGCTTCGCAAAGAGGGATTCTTCGCTGAGTGGGCAAAGGTTTATGGAAATTATTATGGCACTTCCAAAAAAAGTATTCAGTCAATTTTATCCAAGGGATATGATGTTGTTATGGATTTGGATACAAAGGGAGCAAAAAGCATAAAAAAGATTTTTAGAAATGCTGTGACAATATTCATAATGCCTCCCACTATTGAAGAGTTAAAGAAGCGCCTTAAAAAAAGGAAAAGCGATTCAGACGCTGAGATAGAAAAAAGATTTAGTCTTGCTATGAAAGAAATTTCGCAAATATCCAGATATGACTATTTGGTTGTAAATGATAATGTAAGAGAGGCAGGTAAGAAAATTATTAAGATTATTGAAGCTGAGAAAAGTCGTGTCTCAAGGATTTTAAATGACTGA
- the maf gene encoding septum formation protein Maf: MTDLFKKKIILASSSPRRIELLKKFVPSVKNDSADIDETPYKNERCEDFVIRIAKEKAYALSNKYPSSLIIAADTVVYFKNSMLGKPSDTTEAKEMLKRLCGNRHFVYTGLCVLDTESSKFQTDIVSTEVYMDTLSDDEIEYYVNSLEPLDKAGAYGIQDIASLFIRKIDGDYFNVVGLPLYKLKKIFECFDINLIKIASLSKMIKK; this comes from the coding sequence ATGACTGACTTATTCAAGAAAAAAATCATACTTGCATCATCCTCGCCGAGAAGAATTGAACTTTTAAAAAAATTTGTTCCTTCCGTAAAAAATGACTCTGCTGATATTGATGAGACTCCGTATAAAAACGAAAGATGTGAAGATTTCGTAATAAGGATAGCAAAAGAGAAAGCTTATGCCCTTTCAAATAAGTATCCTTCGAGCTTGATAATTGCTGCTGATACAGTTGTTTATTTTAAAAACTCTATGTTAGGCAAACCATCAGACACCACCGAAGCAAAAGAGATGTTGAAAAGACTTTGTGGCAATCGTCACTTCGTCTACACTGGTTTATGTGTTTTAGATACTGAATCATCGAAATTTCAGACCGACATTGTTTCTACAGAAGTTTATATGGATACTCTTTCAGATGATGAGATTGAATATTATGTTAACAGCTTAGAGCCGCTTGATAAGGCAGGTGCTTATGGCATACAGGATATAGCTTCTTTATTCATAAGAAAAATCGATGGGGATTATTTTAATGTTGTTGGTTTACCTCTCTATAAATTAAAGAAAATCTTTGAATGCTTTGATATAAACCTGATTAAGATTGCCTCATTATCAAAGATGATAAAGAAATAA
- a CDS encoding undecaprenyl-phosphate glucose phosphotransferase, producing MLKKHNQLFLSILFFSDLIVVAVSWVLAYYLRFYYIKIIPVTKGIPPFDGYVFLLLFILVISGGIFRYFKLYIPRRHSLNVDEFFCIVKSTLAIIILTGFITFFYRNYSYSRVVMVYFFFVNVFLMTTVRGIIRKILKYFRKKGYNIRRIVIIGTGEAGESFYEKINSHPEMGFRVEGFVDDTIRKNTPEIRKKYLGTIDEISNILKKHKVDQIYIALPLSDYNTLLRVMGILKDEMVDVIIIPDLYQFITLNAGVEDFMGLPIINITRSPLYGWNSILKRLLDLSISIVAVIVLHTIIPLMPIIYLITFITSGRPIFYKQERMSLDGRRFIVYKIRTMVVDAEAETGAVWAVPNDKRSTKFGRILRRLSLDELPQLFNVIKGDMSLVGPRPERPVFVNEFKKTIPKYMLRHRIKAGCTGWAQVNGWRGNTSLEKRIEYDLYYLENWSLSFDLKILWLTLWKGFINKNAY from the coding sequence ATGTTAAAAAAACATAACCAACTATTTTTATCAATTCTATTTTTTTCTGACCTGATTGTTGTTGCAGTATCTTGGGTGCTTGCTTATTATCTGCGTTTTTATTACATAAAAATAATTCCAGTCACAAAAGGGATTCCTCCCTTTGATGGTTATGTATTTCTCTTACTCTTTATCCTTGTAATTTCAGGCGGTATCTTTAGGTATTTTAAATTGTATATCCCGCGCCGCCATAGTTTAAATGTTGATGAATTTTTTTGCATCGTAAAATCAACGCTTGCAATAATCATTCTCACCGGTTTTATCACCTTTTTTTACAGAAACTATTCCTATTCACGAGTTGTAATGGTCTACTTCTTTTTCGTAAATGTATTCCTTATGACAACTGTAAGAGGAATTATCAGAAAGATACTCAAGTATTTTAGAAAGAAAGGATATAATATTCGCAGAATAGTTATCATTGGTACGGGAGAGGCGGGCGAAAGCTTTTATGAAAAAATTAACAGCCATCCTGAAATGGGTTTTCGTGTTGAAGGCTTTGTTGATGATACAATAAGAAAAAATACACCTGAGATAAGAAAAAAGTATCTTGGCACTATAGATGAAATAAGCAATATCCTAAAAAAACATAAAGTTGACCAGATATATATAGCCTTGCCTCTTAGTGATTACAACACCCTTCTCAGAGTTATGGGAATTCTAAAGGATGAAATGGTTGATGTCATTATCATTCCTGACCTATATCAGTTTATTACTTTGAATGCAGGTGTAGAGGATTTTATGGGCCTGCCAATCATAAATATTACAAGAAGCCCCCTTTATGGATGGAATAGTATTTTGAAGAGATTACTTGATCTTTCGATTTCTATTGTCGCCGTAATTGTACTTCATACAATTATCCCCCTTATGCCAATAATCTATTTAATTACTTTTATTACTTCAGGGAGACCAATCTTTTATAAACAGGAGAGAATGAGTTTAGACGGCAGAAGATTTATTGTCTATAAAATTAGAACTATGGTAGTGGATGCTGAAGCTGAAACAGGGGCTGTTTGGGCTGTCCCCAATGACAAACGTTCCACAAAGTTCGGCAGAATACTCCGCCGCCTAAGCCTTGATGAATTACCTCAACTTTTTAATGTTATTAAGGGTGATATGAGTTTAGTGGGTCCAAGGCCTGAAAGGCCTGTTTTTGTAAATGAATTTAAAAAAACAATCCCTAAATATATGTTAAGGCATAGAATTAAGGCAGGATGCACAGGTTGGGCACAGGTAAATGGATGGCGCGGCAATACATCGTTGGAGAAAAGAATTGAATATGACCTTTATTATCTTGAAAATTGGTCACTTTCATTTGACCTTAAAATATTGTGGTTGACACTCTGGAAGGGATTTATAAACAAAAACGCTTATTGA
- a CDS encoding UDP-glucose/GDP-mannose dehydrogenase family protein: MNICVIGTGYVGLVTGAVFADLGNDVICVDKIEEKIEKLKKGIMPIYEPGLEEMVIRNCKEGRLFFSTSIKEGVQKSEVIFIAVGTPPKENGETDLSYIEEAAREIAEAINGYKVIVNKSTVPVGTGDLVRNIVEKNKKMDVKFDVVSNPEFLREGSAISDTLYPDRIVIGAPSKEVAMVLLELYATLERPMIITDVYSAETIKYASNSFLALKISFINSIANLCEKTGANVIDVAKGMGLDSRIGKSFLDPGLGYGGSCFPKDVDSFIYTAEKYGTDFGILKEAVKENKRRVPLFLNKMKSVLKSFEGKTIGILGLAFKPDTDDIREAKSIELIDSLLKEKATIRAYDPAAMENTKKVFPQITYCNNSYEVADGSDALVIVTEWREFKQLNMDRIKSVMKQPIIFDGRNIYDVDRKKQLGFKYYSIGRKNAE; this comes from the coding sequence ATGAATATCTGCGTAATCGGAACAGGGTATGTAGGATTAGTAACAGGGGCAGTATTTGCTGATTTAGGAAATGATGTGATTTGTGTCGATAAAATTGAAGAAAAGATAGAGAAGTTGAAAAAAGGCATAATGCCTATCTATGAGCCGGGCCTTGAAGAGATGGTAATAAGGAATTGCAAGGAAGGGCGTTTGTTTTTTTCAACGAGTATTAAAGAAGGAGTACAAAAGTCTGAAGTAATATTTATAGCTGTAGGCACACCTCCAAAAGAGAATGGAGAAACGGACCTATCTTATATTGAAGAAGCAGCTAGGGAAATAGCAGAAGCGATAAATGGGTACAAGGTTATTGTCAATAAATCAACTGTTCCAGTAGGGACAGGTGACCTCGTAAGGAATATAGTAGAAAAAAACAAAAAGATGGATGTGAAATTCGATGTTGTGTCAAATCCTGAATTTTTAAGAGAGGGCTCTGCAATCAGTGATACATTATATCCTGATCGAATTGTAATCGGTGCTCCATCAAAGGAAGTAGCAATGGTGCTTCTTGAACTTTATGCAACTTTGGAAAGGCCAATGATTATCACAGATGTTTATAGCGCTGAAACAATTAAATATGCCTCAAATTCATTTCTTGCTTTGAAAATATCTTTTATCAATTCTATTGCTAACCTCTGTGAAAAAACCGGTGCAAATGTCATCGATGTAGCCAAGGGTATGGGACTTGATTCAAGAATAGGTAAAAGCTTCCTTGATCCGGGTTTGGGCTATGGCGGTTCATGTTTTCCTAAAGACGTTGATTCTTTTATTTATACTGCTGAAAAATATGGCACAGATTTTGGAATATTGAAAGAAGCTGTTAAAGAAAACAAAAGAAGAGTTCCTCTCTTTTTGAATAAAATGAAGAGTGTTCTTAAGTCCTTTGAAGGAAAAACTATAGGTATACTTGGTCTTGCCTTTAAGCCTGATACAGACGATATCAGAGAAGCGAAATCCATTGAGTTGATAGATTCCCTCCTCAAGGAAAAGGCAACAATTCGAGCTTATGACCCTGCAGCTATGGAAAATACAAAAAAAGTCTTTCCTCAGATTACTTACTGCAATAATTCATATGAAGTTGCGGATGGCAGTGATGCTTTAGTGATTGTGACTGAATGGAGAGAATTTAAACAGCTTAATATGGATAGAATCAAATCTGTTATGAAGCAGCCAATTATTTTTGACGGAAGAAATATCTATGATGTGGATAGGAAGAAACAGCTTGGATTCAAATATTACAGCATAGGGAGAAAAAATGCCGAATAG
- a CDS encoding DUF167 domain-containing protein, producing METVLKVKVIPKSSKKEIVCDGIGGIKVKVNVPPIEGKANKACIELLAQYFKIPKSKIEIIGGTKSRNKIVRFFDIENDKMQKINDFLKSKKKKGDTI from the coding sequence ATGGAAACAGTTCTGAAAGTTAAAGTTATTCCGAAATCATCAAAGAAGGAAATTGTTTGTGACGGAATAGGAGGAATAAAAGTTAAAGTAAATGTGCCTCCTATCGAAGGCAAAGCGAACAAGGCATGTATAGAACTTTTGGCTCAGTATTTTAAAATTCCTAAAAGTAAGATAGAAATTATTGGAGGAACAAAGAGCAGGAATAAGATTGTAAGGTTTTTTGATATTGAAAACGATAAAATGCAAAAAATTAATGATTTCCTTAAATCTAAAAAG